The Venturia canescens isolate UGA chromosome 7, ASM1945775v1, whole genome shotgun sequence genome segment TTCATattgtaaaatgaaatttcctgTTGCTCCGCAATACTTCAAAATAACTGTCAATacagatataaaaaatgagtggTTATTAGAATTCTGGAATTTTAATTATTACTGCAAATGgataatatttttgtttaattttatttagtAATAATTTAGTAATATTTagtaataatttttatttaatatatGTCTCTTGTCTGAGCTTACAGCAAGAAATTTTGGCTTCGTCATCGCCCCCCGGACAATCTGGATATCCGTTACACCAGTTTCTCTGAGGCATACAGATCGTGCTGTTCTCACAGAGAAACGTTCCCACGGGACACTCGTCTGCAAACAGAGTGTGTATTACGTGATTTTACGCCACCTACTTCTGTGTGTATGCGATTTAGTGGACGAAACGTTATTCCTCTCATCATTACTTCACCGCTAGGCTAATATTAGTAATCTCATTGAAATCCGCGTCGGGAATGCATTTCTTGGTAATGAACACGTTCCAGGCTTTTTCTTGGATAGCTGTTTaaccacatttttcattgctccTATTTGTTCCTagttttcaaagaattatatGTAAACGGTGAAAAATGGGGATCATGCTTGTGGTTTACCAAATAAAAGCGTCCGCAAAACGTTCCGACTTTTATAACTGTATAAGGATGCTTAGCACATGGCTCTTCGGGCCGTCGCACGTGTCGTCTTATTCCGCGTCTCAACAATTTTTATCCTCATGTCCAGTAATACGgtggaatatatttttttttctaataattttttttactctcgatTGAGTGAGAAATAGTAACGTCGTTTTTTCTGTATTGAAATCCTTTCCTACCCGATTTTTGTCTTAACGTTAATTTctgcattttttgtggttaaaaaaaataatttacgaaattatcaaattttttttcaccatcgaATTggctttcatttatttttttttcatttttaacgcTTGTTCATCATTAGTTAACAAAATTGTTTCTCAGTTTTGTTCAATTTGGTGAAAAGTTGCACAAAAAGAACTGTTGAGTGGacatttatttcttcaaaaaatagCCCAATCTTGACTGGCGTTTTCTCCATACTCATTCAATCAACTGGAGTTATCACGATTgccaaatagaaaaaaaattctttaagaAACGTTCACTCAAGttattcattgatttttttattattatcgaaaAAACTTGTTCTTACAAAATCGATAAATGTGTAGGAAAATTCCAGAAGAATGTAACAGTGGAACGAGTGAATAACTGGAATCAATTGAGTGATTCCACCCTTAAAATCATCTTTGGAAACAGAAATCGATAGAACAATACGGTCTTAAGGTACGACACGGTAGCATGTGTTTTGATTGTTAACGGTGGAGCATGCAGTTATGCAAATAACCGTGTGGTCCCATGAGAAGTGCGAATCGTACGAAACCGATTGAATTTCAGAGCAAGTCCAAAATGATGCTCCCGGAAATATCAAATTAAATGTGCCAAAGCATCGTTACTCTCACATTTGGATTCTGATCGTAAATCGACCTTAAACGCCAGTGAATCATACTTTTTTAAGGAGTTTGGTTCAGcgcacagaaaaatataaaaaatccacTGAAATTCACAGCCACGTTAAATGGGCCACAGTTCattgaaattggaaaataaaaagaagcaTAATTATGCAAAAATGTATTGTTTTTGATTGATATTTCAACagattattgaaataattaaaTCGCATATCGACGAATAATTAAAACACAATGATAGTTAATGGTTATAATATTCGCGTTTATTATTCACATCCAATAATCGATGACAAATGTCCTACCTTGATTGAAGTAATACATGAGGCCTGCGAGTACGCAAACCGCTGAAATGAGGGAACCTCCTACGATGACGATATTTTTGTACCTCATTTCTTCTATTCGTTGAAACCACTCTAATATTTAATTTGTTactttgaaaaacgaattaGCGATTTATATGAACATCGAGACTCGAAGAGCCTCTATCGCGTCGCGCTGCATCCGGAGCTCGATATGACTACTTGTTGCGTTCTTGATGCTGCATTGAAAGCTTCGAAACGGTGCTCGTTGCAACCCCGAGGAGCTGTTGCCTCCCGTGCACAAGCGCTCTTTGCAATTTGCAAGCAACGGTGACGTCGAAATTTCTCTGAGAATTGCTGACCGTTTGAATCGacggaaaaaacatttcttcAAAACACCAATTTCGAAGaatcttttgaaaaacttaagacaaaaaacaaaataaatttccattattttcccGGACTATTTCACTTCGGATTTTTCTCGTCCGAGCTCTGAGCAAACACGAAGCGTAGGATgtaaataataacgatgatCACGTCGTCAATGCATCGAAGAATGTGCCACGTGCCTACATACTTAATGCATAAGATAATTTCACTTACAATGTCACGGAGCTTCAATCGTTTAACAATTTATCGTGCAAAGACTGTGTATCTGTGtgcacaaaaatatcacatttcGGATCTTCAATTGGTTATTGACACTTATCAATTCTCGTCACGTCTCTGTACGTCATATTTCGAGTAGGATACCTCAAAAATATgagttcgatgaaaaaataaacggaGAAGTAAATTATGCTTAGTCCAGTGGATAATAGGTTCATGGTatacaatgaaaaatcgtgattttgtcgatggaaattaaaaaaaaaatgtattttcgttttattgaaGAAAGATACAGAGTTAGTGTACAGTCGTAGAGGAGAGAGTACAAATTTCCCTAATATTCTCACCCTCATTGATTACGTGGATTAACGataagttttgtttttttttgtctttctcaTATCAATTCGCAACGACCGATTTCGGTATTTTTGACACATTGTACTAGAATTTACGAATCCGGTTTATCAACTGAGCCATGATTTTGTTGTCATTGAAGATGATCTTGATTTGATTGTGGGAAGAAAATCTGATTGGGCgttaacttatttttttatttttcgaaggaAATCCCATCAACAATAATGGGGCTTCCAGACATTGcagatttttcgtttgtttttgtcATCGAGCATGCGTGAGAAGTTtataatcgaaaaattctctgAGCTACGAGATCCAAAAGTGTTATTTGCTTTGAGTTGAACGAGTtacttcgttttttcaattaactCTGATCACGATTCAATTGAACTTCCATTAGTAGCTTGTTTATCGCCAATCTCGAAATTGccaaatttcgttcaattttctcaaCGAAAGTATTGTGTGTGTCtgtttacaaatgtttttcaatgaCTCGAGCGGACTTGGTGAAACGTCACCTCGCGAACAGGGGGAAATATTTCGTACCGAGTGAACATGTAAATGGATCATTTTTATTGCACAATTATCGATACTTTTGTCATTGATTATTCGAGACAAGAAAGAACGAATGAGACACAAAGTGCCAATGTTACATTACACCGTTTCGACGAGAGTTGTAAACACAAAATGCccataaaacaatttttttcatacagcGTACTACACGATCTATAATTATTGTatataattttcatgataatatttcattatcattatcattttctcatttttcaaacgataCAAACACGACTTTGCAAGGGTGAAACAGAAACGACGATTTATCGTACATCGCATTCGtcaaatcatcatttttggTCGTGATGCAAGaatgaaaagagaaataaataaaatcgaataaaaaataaaggaaatatgTATCGCaggtaaaaagatttttctcacGTTGATATGGTGTTATAGAAGAATTAAATTTAAACGAAAATACATTTTGTTAGAAATTGCAAAAGAATTCTCTTCTCTATTTTGAGTATataaaatttcttaattttttttctaaataaacGACGGaatatgagaaagaaaaattaaacatttttgtcGCGGTTTAAATATCCGAATGAGTCATGCGAGTCGAGTTGACACCCCCCCGTCTTTCTTTCCTACACACAACAATTTAATCTGTTGAACCGGAATTCGTGTTTTAAGTACTCTATGATTGTACCTAGGATAGTTTACTTTCGGTGACGATTTTGAATTCATGTAGTTAATGATGGTAAATACGATTTCGCGAGGGACCTGAGACGTGTGGAaacaaagaaaagaaaaagaaagggcagggcagagagaaagagagagagagagagaaacaagtGTCAAAATTCTACAATGTTCGCGCGTCGATATATACAAAGACGAAAGTGGTCCCTAACGTGATGATGAAAAGGATTCATCAACGAGGATGATGGAGCCGtcagaaaacgagaaaactaGAAAGAAGCGAAACACATGATGGATATCCTCAATCTCGAAAAATGATcgtcgttttatttcttttttttccttctcattAGACGAGggttattcattattttttaaatatgttaTATATACACATCAGAGAAACTGGAGATGATCGACAGTTTTATGTAActgtatttttctctttttttttcggtaaatatatagatttttttctttttcatttgaatttctttgagtCACAAAGTAATAACGGAGAGCACTACAATTGAGTCTCGgtcgaaaaatttattaaataagcgtgaaaaaaagaaaagaaaacagcaTCGAACAGACTGCAAGTGGATATCCAAATCTCTAAATATCGAAGTCCCAATAATGAGCTCGCTCGTCCTGACAATATCGTAAGCTAAAAAAAAGACATATTTGCAAATACTTGTACAAATATATGCAGATATGTGTCTCGTTCGTcatataaaaagtaaaatgccGTTTTCGTAAGCATTCCCGGATCGCAAcgatcgtgattttttctctttcgagaaaaaaaaatgttttatcttTTCGAATACGGATGCAGTTTTGTGTCCTTTTCATTTCTGTTATCACAAATTTCAGACCCTCCTCGTTTCGTGGATTGTTGAAGCTAAACCGGCAACTTTACTTCGATCATTTGTAactttttatagaaaaaaagcgaaagagacagagagaatGGGGGAAAAGTAGAGGGACTTACGAAATGGGCAGTGGACAACGTGGATGTCGATAGAGATGTGTATGTTTTTGtttgtgtctgtgtgtgtgggtgtgtCAGAAAATTATGTTTTGTTTTATACTTTAAATAACCTGGACGAGCATCTGTTGCTGATCGCTTCGAGGTAGAACGCCTGGCATCGGTCAGGTGCAAACGTACCCTTCCTGCACTACCGTTGAACCACCGGCAGGTCCTTCCTGCAAAGTaataacgaggaaaaaacaatTGCGATTAAACTTATGGAAAATTGCATAGTTACGTGGTCTCTTtccaaaatcaggaaaaatgTAGCAAGAGAATTACGATATCTTCGCCTCTGGAATATCATTTGAAATgctcaaaattattgaatgtcAAATTCGAATGCAATTGACTTATCAATGCGACATCGCAAATACTGTTGATAGATTTTTCAAGATATTGCAATTGTGCTTCtcggatgatgaaaaaaaaaaaaaaatgatgaggaTGTTTCGGAAATCTTACCTTCATCGCACATCGATTATtgagataaaacattttttcccaaagAAGGTCTGAAATTAACTGACTAATATTCTATTTACGGGTATTACGAACTTCCATTTCTTTTCGTGTTGAAATGGTGTTTTTTTGTTGCTTTTACGgtattttaagtttttttttgttttttttttcaatgtttttccgCATGAGTTCGCTATTCGATAGATGAGAAATCTCTTACGTCCTTAGGAGTTGTCAAGTTTTGTTTGTACTCGTCCAAGCTGTATCCCGAATTGCTGTCATCGCCACAAGATTGAACGACCAACGTTCCGTCTTCCCCCTGTACAATAATTAaattatatacgtatataataACATTATATTTAATTCCAGCTGGATTCTCATTCAGGAACCATCGTGCATCGGACACCTGcaatctcttttatttttctgttctttctttttttgtaattCCTTATCTATAATTCTTATATTCTATACTAGTGACGAAAGCACCTGTGTTATTTGTTGTTCGTTGTCGTGAACTCGTCGTTTTTTGCCTGATGCATCGATCGCCTGATCGGAGAGTCTCTTCCTACTGGTAGAATCAACTTGGCGATTCGGTGATGGATTTTCAGTGTTTCCGTTCCCTCCGACGGTTCCGTTTCTATGATTACCTCCGGAAATCTGCAAAATcatgattttgatttttttaaaatcatatattttcaatgttttaaaagtcgaatcgattttttcgctcattttccaatgaataaattttgttcCTTTTTACCTGTACCTTTCTTTCCCGTTTCAACAAACTGGGCGATACGTAAGTGTGAAGATCCTTTCGTTTTACGTGTTTCGCCTCAATGAGCATTCCTTCCTTTAAGACTTTGAGTTGATCCGCTAATCTctcaactgtgaaaaaaaagtaatgaaaaaaaaggttatTTCGTTGCAGAATCgcagcttttttttcaactccggTCTTTAGTGATTTAGCTTTTAAACAAATCTATATTTACGGCCAGTATTTCATCGTGTATTATTGGTTGTCTTTTAAATACATTAatggaatcgatttttttgcctgAAACAAtttcgtgtatttttctttatcatgCTTACTTGTTTCATTGAAAGATCTTATGTCGTACGTCAGATCGACATTAAGATTTTCACTTTTCGCGAAGAGTAATCCGATGAACCACATTGAACAATTATTCCCGTGTGTTGGATTCATTGGCGCGAACCCCTCTGGATTCACGTGAGCCAGCGTTATGTGAGGATTCCTTTCCAAAGTACCTGTTCAAGATACGTTAGGGATATCGCCATATCGGCATTCCGCGAGTCATTAGAATCTCGTTAGAAATACtattttaacaacattcacgtaGAACCATACCGAAACTGGCatttcatttgttattaatATTGAGGTAGAACGAAGGTAGAACTGATCGAATGAGGGTGACGTTTTGGAAATAGTCTCATTGGTACAACGActgtgacatttttttaagaaaaattcaaggagCTAACAAAGCAAATGAAGGAATTTATGAATTCATGGCAATTTGTAAAAACTTACGACCGGCAGAGCTGAATTTTGTCGTAATATTAGTCAGTCAATAAGATAATAGTTTTCCAAATGCATCTCTCATTAAATCAGAGCAAAACTACCTATTGAACTTTCATACGCTTGATTTCAATTGATCAATTGAATGATAAAACATACACAGCAGTTAACATGACAATTCGTTCTTAAATGCTGTGTTTAATCTTAATCCGccgaaatcgatgaaaaaggcGCATGAatgatttcaaaataaaacaatacGTGCATTGgcaacaaaaaaatcgcagttttttttcttcttttcctttttttctcttcgtacaAATAATCGTCCGATTGTACACTAAAAACATTTGTCTTTCGTTTTCTTTGTTTCTCCATTTGTCTTCGTATGGATAATTGTAGTCGGTGATATAAAAGTGTATATTTATTTCGCGTTTCAATATACTCAATATTTCTGTTACCTATCAGATGCCGTATTTTAGATTCGACAAGTCCACACCATTCGAGCTGATCTTCAGCGGTCGAACTACTCGCCAATAATACAATGTAGTGCTTGTATTTGCAGAAAAAGTTTGGTGGCTCGAACAGTTTATCCCACGTTGCTTTTCCCATTATAATCTCTTCGGTTATTGACAAACCAGACTCGAATGCCTCTTGCATTATTGTTCTCGTCGACACTGATACGTTAAATGTAGAATTTTGTTGTGGATATGCCGGTGTTATTATTGGCATCAAGTGATATCTATCTGATATATTTACCTGatagaaacattgaaaaataaaagttagtATTGAATCTTTGAACTTGTTAAAAGTGATGTATATGATACACGATAAATAACTATGAGTGGTGGTTAAACATCGCTACGTACTCTTGGATCCCAAACGGGAAATCCTAAATTAACGTTATCCGGTTGCTTGAGGAGAACTGGTTGTGGCCATTTCCATTGtgagaaaacaagaaaaaatttttcgatcaaaGTCGCAGCTACGGCGTTAGGATAAAGTTGACAAGTTCGGGCTACCAGCATAGCCCACGAGACTCCACCAAGATAACCAAGTACATTACTGTATATTCCATGTCCtgcaattttaattttgttttcgtcATTTCAAAGAAACtcgcgaaaatttttttcagaactgAATATTTGAAAGAGAGAATTTGGTTCATTTTTGTCACTCACGTTTCGCCCACAATTTTATAGCTCTGAGTGCCAATCGGAAATTTTCGATGTTCGGTACTAGACGTAAAATTTCGTCAGTCACCCTACAACCGTTCAAACTTCTCACGCACTTTTGATCCAAGTTTTTCAGCAACATATCGTCTCGCAAATCCTTAAATAAATTCCCACATATTAATCGATTTTccaaatcaaagaatttggaaAATCATGTTTCCCATGTTCTATTATAGTCACTGAATCCAGAGCAATTTGGTGTTTTTAATAAATTCCAAGTATTCATTAATAAAACGTAACAGTTTATTCATTCAATGAGGTACTCagaaaattcacgaatttttaaaaGGAGGAGTGTTCAATTCTGGCCTCAAACTTTTGCAGAAGGCCTT includes the following:
- the hrg gene encoding poly(A) polymerase type 3 isoform X1, whose amino-acid sequence is MWSSQSNNSTTNFPANALRTLGMTSAISVAEPKPSDHTRTNELKEALKPYNVFESEEELNHRMEILSKLNTLVKQWIKDTSIARNMPPNVAEQVGGKIYTFGSYRLGVHHKGADIDALCVVPRHIKRSDYFSTFFEMLKKQPEVTDLRAVEEAFVPVIKMNFDGIEIDMLFAKLTLKEIPDSMDLRDDMLLKNLDQKCVRSLNGCRVTDEILRLVPNIENFRLALRAIKLWAKRHGIYSNVLGYLGGVSWAMLVARTCQLYPNAVAATLIEKFFLVFSQWKWPQPVLLKQPDNVNLGFPVWDPRVNISDRYHLMPIITPAYPQQNSTFNVSVSTRTIMQEAFESGLSITEEIIMGKATWDKLFEPPNFFCKYKHYIVLLASSSTAEDQLEWCGLVESKIRHLIGTLERNPHITLAHVNPEGFAPMNPTHGNNCSMWFIGLLFAKSENLNVDLTYDIRSFNETIERLADQLKVLKEGMLIEAKHVKRKDLHTYVSPSLLKRERKVQISGGNHRNGTVGGNGNTENPSPNRQVDSTSRKRLSDQAIDASGKKRRVHDNEQQITQGEDGTLVVQSCGDDSNSGYSLDEYKQNLTTPKDEGPAGGSTVVQEGYVCT
- the hrg gene encoding poly(A) polymerase type 3 isoform X2; the protein is MWSSQSNNSTTNFPANALRTLGMTSAISVAEPKPSDHTRTNELKEALKPYNVFESEEELNHRMEILSKLNTLVKQWIKDTSIARNMPPNVAEQVGGKIYTFGSYRLGVHHKGADIDALCVVPRHIKRSDYFSTFFEMLKKQPEVTDLRAVEEAFVPVIKMNFDGIEIDMLFAKLTLKEIPDSMDLRDDMLLKNLDQKCVRSLNGCRVTDEILRLVPNIENFRLALRAIKLWAKRHGIYSNVLGYLGGVSWAMLVARTCQLYPNAVAATLIEKFFLVFSQWKWPQPVLLKQPDNVNLGFPVWDPRVNISDRYHLMPIITPAYPQQNSTFNVSVSTRTIMQEAFESGLSITEEIIMGKATWDKLFEPPNFFCKYKHYIVLLASSSTAEDQLEWCGLVESKIRHLIGTLERNPHITLAHVNPEGFAPMNPTHGNNCSMWFIGLLFAKSENLNVDLTYDIRSFNETIERLADQLKVLKEGMLIEAKHVKRKDLHTYVSPSLLKRERKISGGNHRNGTVGGNGNTENPSPNRQVDSTSRKRLSDQAIDASGKKRRVHDNEQQITQGEDGTLVVQSCGDDSNSGYSLDEYKQNLTTPKDEGPAGGSTVVQEGYVCT